One Hyphomicrobium sp. CS1GBMeth3 DNA segment encodes these proteins:
- a CDS encoding carboxylate-amine ligase produces the protein MIARAPSLTFGIEEEFHLVDRETRDVAVAPEAMMRDLQDHIGPQVGPEFLRSQIEVATQPLSSFKDARRELAQLRRIVIDIADQYGLALLASGTHPFAQPGETGTTDKERYKDLDRELAGAIRGLAVCGMHVHAGIEDDDLRIDLMNQARYFLPHLLTLSTSSPFWRGIDTGLKSYRLTVMSRLPRSGLPGLFASWGEYQRTLAVLINAGIIEDGSKIWWDLRPSARFPTLEMRICDVCPRIDDTLTITAAYLCILRMLWRRKRSNLKWRTYPISLIDENRWRAQRYGASGTLLDLSIGSLVPFANLAEELCELIAEDARALDCEREIANLREIATTGTSADRQLKTWKQALADGCDERDAFIAVIDQLVAETASPSTH, from the coding sequence GTGATCGCCAGAGCGCCATCCCTCACCTTCGGAATTGAGGAAGAATTTCACTTGGTCGACCGGGAGACACGGGACGTTGCGGTCGCACCCGAGGCGATGATGCGGGACCTTCAAGACCATATAGGACCTCAAGTCGGCCCGGAATTTCTACGCTCCCAAATCGAAGTTGCGACACAGCCCCTAAGCAGTTTCAAAGACGCGAGACGGGAACTCGCCCAACTGCGGCGGATCGTGATCGATATTGCCGACCAATACGGCCTGGCGCTTCTCGCATCTGGCACCCATCCGTTCGCGCAGCCGGGCGAAACAGGGACAACCGACAAGGAGCGGTACAAGGACCTTGATAGAGAACTCGCGGGCGCAATCCGCGGGCTCGCAGTTTGCGGGATGCACGTGCATGCCGGAATTGAGGACGACGACTTGCGCATCGACCTTATGAATCAAGCGCGATACTTCCTGCCACACCTCCTCACGCTTTCCACGTCTTCCCCCTTTTGGCGTGGCATCGATACCGGCCTCAAGTCGTATCGACTGACCGTCATGAGCCGCCTTCCACGCTCTGGCCTGCCGGGCCTATTTGCGAGTTGGGGCGAGTATCAGCGCACTCTGGCCGTTCTGATCAACGCCGGGATAATCGAGGATGGAAGCAAGATTTGGTGGGACCTTCGGCCGTCGGCGCGGTTCCCCACGCTCGAAATGCGAATCTGCGATGTCTGTCCTCGCATCGACGACACACTGACGATTACCGCTGCTTACTTGTGCATTTTGCGAATGCTATGGCGACGAAAACGAAGCAATCTGAAATGGCGCACGTATCCCATCTCCCTGATCGACGAGAACCGATGGCGCGCCCAACGATACGGTGCCTCGGGCACATTGCTTGATCTGAGTATCGGCTCGTTGGTCCCATTCGCCAACCTCGCGGAAGAACTCTGTGAGCTCATTGCCGAGGATGCGCGGGCACTGGACTGCGAGCGTGAGATCGCCAACTTGCGCGAGATCGCGACCACAGGCACGAGCGCAGATCGACAACTGAAAACTTGGAAACAAGCCTTGGCAGACGGCTGCGATGAGCGCGACGCATTCATCGCCGTCATTGATCAGCTTGTCGCCGAGACCGCTTCCCCGTCAACGCATTGA
- a CDS encoding class I SAM-dependent methyltransferase, producing MSDSSDGDSLAVDTFEEVRPLLLRSMFWRPAYISRSAWLDHIPFAFWLIEAHRPTTLVELGTQFGASYFAFCQAVDRLGLDAKCYAVDTWKGDEHAGFYGEEVFAGVNGHNEARYSGFSRLVRSTFDDALGYFSDGTIDLLHIDGLHTLEAVAHDFESWLPKLTDDAVVLFHDTNVRERGFGVFQCFEELRKTYPSFEFVHGHGLGVLGVGKEQKPLLSWLFEANDKPVLRRSIREIFSRLGSSCNQALLLQKGAEQQKRSEAKLAEAQGALTAVKSAAAARDTEVAAQIAKLDGERTRLFSSLEALGRSREQETAAYEARLAQLELELGDRSQQVYSLTQRRSDQSIGRNDGIAAVELKQLEQTHDQEISAYEAKVRELERDLAERSREVETLTQRLEDATAEAEAAEAALLRAAEAETLAQQLTGEVERLKANVSDRFRELGEVGHLLQAKTAETQKLAELEAAVDERVAQAESQLALEKSEVAKLGANVADRFQELATMSRLLKDRSAEVEKLSRSEAAALARSKEAEALADRRKSEIERLEANVAARFREIATLSRLLKDQGRAECEQMPGISEQGRRAPILGGLTEVNGRSISERLAFVSGGAQEAAARLRQALEPIGGLRWRIVRQRRLVKASGLFDAPWYQAQNPDVAAAGADPLDHFLLFGGQEGRSPSRAFDSAAYLRENLDVAKSGLNPLVHYLASGRAEGRRASPLR from the coding sequence GTGTCAGATTCCAGTGACGGCGACAGTCTTGCGGTGGATACCTTCGAGGAGGTCCGGCCGCTGTTGCTGAGGTCCATGTTTTGGCGACCGGCCTACATTTCGCGGTCGGCGTGGCTGGACCATATTCCCTTTGCCTTCTGGCTCATTGAAGCGCATCGGCCGACGACGCTGGTCGAGCTTGGCACCCAGTTCGGGGCGTCCTATTTTGCCTTCTGTCAGGCCGTCGATCGGCTGGGGCTGGATGCCAAATGCTACGCCGTCGATACGTGGAAGGGGGATGAGCACGCGGGTTTCTACGGTGAGGAGGTCTTTGCCGGCGTTAACGGCCACAATGAAGCGCGCTACTCGGGATTTTCGCGACTTGTCAGATCTACATTCGATGATGCGCTAGGCTATTTTTCCGACGGTACGATCGACCTTCTGCACATTGATGGCCTGCATACACTCGAGGCCGTCGCTCACGACTTTGAAAGCTGGTTACCAAAGCTGACCGACGATGCGGTTGTCTTGTTTCACGATACGAACGTGCGCGAGCGCGGGTTCGGCGTGTTCCAGTGTTTCGAGGAGCTGAGAAAGACCTATCCCTCGTTCGAGTTCGTGCATGGGCATGGGCTTGGTGTTCTCGGCGTCGGCAAAGAACAGAAGCCGCTGCTGTCGTGGCTGTTCGAGGCAAACGACAAGCCGGTACTGCGCCGGTCAATTCGGGAAATTTTTTCCCGCTTGGGCAGTAGCTGCAATCAAGCCCTCCTCCTGCAAAAAGGCGCCGAACAGCAGAAGAGAAGCGAGGCAAAGCTTGCAGAAGCGCAGGGTGCGCTGACAGCCGTGAAATCCGCTGCAGCCGCACGCGACACGGAGGTGGCGGCGCAGATCGCAAAGCTCGATGGTGAGCGAACACGTCTGTTCAGCAGCCTCGAAGCGCTTGGGCGTAGCCGCGAACAAGAAACAGCGGCCTATGAGGCACGACTTGCCCAACTCGAGCTTGAACTTGGAGATCGCTCGCAGCAGGTCTATTCGTTGACACAGCGACGCAGCGATCAGTCAATCGGGCGTAACGACGGCATCGCGGCGGTTGAGCTAAAACAGCTCGAGCAAACTCATGATCAGGAAATTTCCGCCTATGAAGCGAAGGTTCGCGAACTTGAGCGTGACCTCGCCGAGCGGTCTCGTGAGGTTGAGACGCTAACTCAAAGGTTGGAGGACGCCACAGCCGAGGCTGAAGCGGCTGAGGCCGCTTTGCTGCGGGCTGCCGAGGCTGAAACGCTGGCCCAGCAACTCACCGGAGAGGTCGAGCGCCTGAAGGCGAACGTTTCCGATCGTTTCCGTGAGCTTGGCGAGGTGGGGCACCTGCTGCAGGCAAAGACCGCGGAGACGCAAAAACTTGCTGAGCTTGAGGCGGCTGTTGATGAGCGTGTCGCGCAGGCGGAGTCTCAGCTCGCGTTGGAGAAGTCAGAAGTCGCCAAGCTCGGCGCCAACGTCGCGGATCGCTTCCAGGAGCTGGCGACAATGTCGCGACTTCTGAAGGATCGGTCGGCCGAAGTGGAGAAGCTTTCGCGCAGCGAAGCGGCGGCCCTGGCGCGTTCCAAGGAGGCCGAGGCCTTGGCGGATCGCCGCAAGAGTGAAATAGAGCGCCTGGAGGCCAACGTTGCCGCGCGTTTTCGCGAAATTGCGACGTTGAGCCGGCTGTTGAAAGACCAGGGGCGCGCCGAGTGCGAACAGATGCCCGGGATATCCGAGCAGGGGAGACGAGCGCCGATCCTGGGAGGATTGACCGAGGTCAATGGCAGGTCGATCAGCGAACGTCTGGCTTTCGTGAGCGGTGGCGCCCAGGAAGCTGCCGCTCGGCTGAGGCAAGCGCTTGAGCCGATTGGCGGGCTGCGTTGGCGGATCGTGCGCCAGCGCAGGCTGGTGAAGGCGTCCGGCTTGTTCGATGCGCCTTGGTATCAGGCTCAGAACCCCGATGTTGCGGCTGCTGGAGCCGATCCGCTTGACCACTTCCTTCTGTTTGGCGGGCAGGAGGGGCGGTCACCTTCCCGTGCGTTCGACAGCGCTGCCTATCTGCGCGAAAATCTCGATGTGGCGAAGTCCGGACTCAATCCACTCGTGCATTATCTTGCCAGCGGCAGGGCTGAGGGCCGCCGCGCTTCGCCTCTACGATAA
- a CDS encoding glycosyltransferase family 2 protein: MAIVKSQGIQGLVKALRNALRGEEEALDYQTWILRHDTLEEADIVALRARVSAIADPPLISVVMPVYNPPEDLLRAAIESVRAQVYHNWELCIADDASPAAHVRLLLADYAVRDPRIKLVIRPSNGHISEATNSAFALASGAWVALMDHDDLLSPNALAEVALEIARHPDAELIYSDEDKIDPTGAYRFEPHFKPDFSRELFRAQNYLNHLTVHRAANIRAVGAWRKGFEGSQDYDLNLRIFERIDPSKIRHVPKILYHWRAVEGSTAAGGEQKTYAYSAGLSALQEHVARSGLRATAEPAPRGPFYRLRLGLPEPQPLASLIIPTRDRLDMLSRCIGSIRNKTTYANYEIIVVDNGSTEQETRRYLDALAEEPRTRVLRYDKPFNYAAINNFAVGEAAGTVIGLVNNDIEVISPDWLGEMISWATQPDIGCVGAKLYYADDTIQHAGVVLGVGGVANHAHLMEARTAFGYFGRAVVLNNYSAVTGACLVVRKSIYEEIGGLNEKDLAVAFNDVDFCLRVREAGYSNVWTPYAELYHLESVSRGKDDHLNSRFQREVAYMQRTWGKALQTDPFYSPHFSRRSPNFSIGG; this comes from the coding sequence ATGGCCATCGTCAAGAGCCAGGGTATCCAGGGGCTCGTCAAGGCCCTCCGTAACGCGCTCCGCGGCGAAGAGGAAGCTCTCGACTACCAGACGTGGATCCTGAGGCACGATACACTAGAAGAGGCCGATATCGTGGCTCTGCGCGCGCGCGTCTCGGCTATCGCAGATCCGCCGCTGATCTCGGTGGTTATGCCCGTTTACAATCCGCCAGAGGACCTGCTTCGGGCCGCGATCGAGAGCGTACGCGCCCAAGTTTACCATAACTGGGAGTTGTGCATTGCGGACGATGCCTCGCCCGCGGCGCACGTCAGACTGCTGCTGGCGGACTATGCCGTGCGCGATCCGCGCATCAAACTCGTGATCCGCCCCAGCAATGGCCACATTTCAGAAGCTACGAACTCGGCTTTCGCGTTGGCCTCCGGCGCCTGGGTCGCGCTGATGGATCACGATGATCTGTTGAGCCCGAACGCACTGGCCGAGGTCGCACTCGAGATCGCCCGCCATCCGGACGCCGAACTCATCTACTCCGACGAGGACAAGATCGATCCGACCGGAGCCTATCGCTTCGAGCCGCATTTCAAGCCGGATTTCTCGCGTGAGCTGTTTCGCGCACAGAACTACCTGAACCACCTGACGGTGCACCGCGCGGCCAACATCCGCGCCGTCGGCGCCTGGCGCAAGGGCTTCGAAGGAAGCCAGGATTACGATCTCAACCTGCGCATATTCGAGCGGATCGATCCAAGCAAGATCCGCCACGTTCCCAAGATCCTGTATCACTGGCGCGCAGTCGAGGGATCGACGGCAGCAGGCGGCGAGCAGAAAACCTATGCTTATTCTGCGGGCCTCAGCGCGCTGCAGGAGCACGTGGCGCGCAGCGGCCTGAGGGCCACGGCCGAGCCCGCCCCGCGCGGCCCGTTCTACCGCCTGCGCCTCGGCTTGCCGGAGCCCCAGCCGCTGGCAAGCCTCATCATCCCGACGCGCGACAGGCTCGATATGCTGAGCCGCTGCATCGGTTCGATCCGAAACAAAACAACGTACGCGAACTACGAGATCATCGTCGTCGACAACGGATCGACCGAGCAGGAGACACGCCGGTACCTCGACGCCCTTGCGGAGGAACCGCGCACGCGCGTGCTGCGCTACGACAAGCCGTTCAATTATGCCGCAATCAACAATTTCGCGGTCGGCGAGGCCGCCGGCACCGTCATCGGTCTCGTCAACAATGACATCGAGGTGATCTCTCCCGACTGGCTTGGCGAAATGATCTCCTGGGCCACGCAGCCGGACATCGGTTGCGTCGGCGCCAAGCTCTACTATGCCGACGACACCATCCAGCACGCAGGCGTCGTGCTCGGGGTTGGCGGCGTGGCAAACCACGCCCATCTGATGGAGGCACGCACGGCGTTCGGCTACTTCGGCAGGGCCGTGGTGCTGAACAACTATTCGGCGGTGACGGGCGCCTGCCTCGTCGTTCGTAAAAGCATCTATGAGGAAATCGGCGGCCTGAACGAAAAAGACCTCGCTGTGGCGTTCAATGACGTGGATTTCTGCCTACGGGTGCGCGAGGCGGGCTACAGCAACGTCTGGACGCCTTACGCGGAGTTGTATCATCTGGAAAGCGTATCGCGCGGCAAGGACGATCATCTGAACAGCCGCTTCCAGCGCGAGGTGGCGTATATGCAGCGCACGTGGGGAAAAGCGCTGCAAACGGACCCCTTCTATTCGCCCCATTTCTCGCGACGTTCGCCAAATTTCTCGATCGGGGGATGA
- a CDS encoding glycosyltransferase, which produces MLTIVIPFFRDQARLEVLLDGLVAQKKSAAFPVEIIAVDNDPDGGYVPLTRFSDDVRFATCAKPGSYAARNVGVGMAEGRVIAFTDADCTPAPGFLAALHAFYSDANQSTALAAGKVTVVAQTPGAETLAEAYDCLFGLPQEAYVQRGYAVTANLAVPAQAFRDVGVFDEAHFSGGDAEFCRRATGQGYRLVYYGAAEVLHPARRTLSELANKMDRVIGAQVDRAGLLGTVPLIARAMARGVLSLVELVRRPAAWRTKGKAAVVVLYLSMARLYFIVYHALPFSKRRR; this is translated from the coding sequence ATGCTTACGATCGTCATCCCATTTTTCAGGGATCAGGCCCGGCTCGAGGTGCTGCTCGATGGGCTCGTCGCGCAGAAGAAGTCCGCGGCGTTTCCGGTCGAGATCATTGCCGTCGACAACGACCCTGACGGTGGCTACGTGCCGCTCACGAGATTTTCGGATGATGTGCGCTTTGCGACCTGCGCCAAGCCCGGCTCCTATGCGGCCCGCAATGTCGGGGTTGGGATGGCTGAGGGGCGCGTGATTGCATTCACGGATGCTGATTGCACGCCTGCCCCGGGTTTCCTGGCCGCGCTTCACGCGTTCTATTCAGATGCTAACCAGTCAACCGCATTAGCGGCCGGAAAGGTCACCGTAGTAGCGCAAACGCCTGGCGCCGAAACGTTGGCGGAAGCTTACGACTGCCTCTTTGGCCTGCCGCAGGAGGCCTATGTGCAGCGCGGCTATGCCGTGACGGCAAATCTTGCTGTTCCGGCGCAGGCGTTCCGCGATGTTGGCGTGTTCGATGAAGCACATTTCTCGGGCGGAGATGCGGAGTTCTGCCGTCGCGCTACCGGGCAAGGCTACCGCCTCGTCTATTACGGAGCGGCTGAGGTTCTGCATCCTGCACGCCGAACGCTGTCCGAGCTTGCCAACAAGATGGATCGCGTCATTGGCGCCCAAGTGGATCGGGCGGGTCTGCTTGGCACCGTTCCGCTGATTGCGCGCGCGATGGCCCGGGGTGTGCTCTCGCTCGTCGAGCTGGTGCGCCGGCCAGCTGCCTGGCGAACGAAGGGCAAGGCCGCTGTGGTTGTGCTCTACCTCTCGATGGCGCGGCTCTATTTCATCGTCTACCACGCGCTGCCGTTTTCCAAACGCAGGAGATAG
- a CDS encoding glycosyltransferase translates to MAERIKSIGVMTPNYPSPRFIERGAFIEALVNQWQEEGVAVNVVAPISWPNWIRGLRRPRQSVAIAGDRVIAPHYPTFSARSVGGIDLGRLSEWSFNRAAVRASLKAPIADVYYGQFLFKGGTAAVRAGKALGRPAFADLGESRLLEGMSGEEQARAAAVVAGLAGAVCVSERLRDEAIALGAKPERVLLAPNRPDPRRFRPLDRRECRRTLKLPDDAVIVVFTGYFTERKGPLRVLAALERLEKPVLGVFLGRGPQAPSGARVLHAGPVSNSLVPLWLNAADLMMLPTLAEGHCNAIAEALACALPVITSDISDVRWQVPAEGSILVDPRDVGALASALAELVDDPERLARMRDKLRTRLADTSAQSRGRVILDWMNTVVAAGEGSAPKGR, encoded by the coding sequence ATGGCAGAAAGAATAAAATCGATCGGGGTCATGACGCCCAACTATCCCTCGCCGCGTTTCATCGAGCGTGGTGCCTTCATCGAGGCTCTCGTCAATCAATGGCAAGAGGAAGGTGTTGCGGTGAACGTCGTGGCGCCGATCTCGTGGCCGAACTGGATCAGGGGCTTGCGCCGCCCGCGCCAAAGCGTAGCGATCGCAGGCGACCGCGTCATCGCTCCTCATTATCCGACCTTTTCCGCCCGATCGGTCGGCGGAATTGATCTCGGCCGGCTCAGCGAATGGTCGTTCAACCGCGCGGCTGTCCGCGCATCGCTCAAGGCGCCGATTGCGGATGTCTACTACGGGCAGTTTCTGTTCAAAGGCGGAACCGCGGCCGTAAGAGCAGGCAAGGCTCTCGGGCGGCCGGCTTTCGCGGATCTCGGCGAGTCGCGGCTCTTGGAAGGGATGAGCGGTGAAGAGCAGGCCCGCGCGGCTGCGGTCGTCGCGGGGCTTGCCGGCGCGGTGTGCGTGTCCGAGCGTCTGAGAGACGAAGCCATCGCGCTTGGCGCCAAGCCGGAGCGCGTGCTGCTGGCGCCGAACCGTCCGGATCCACGCCGGTTCCGACCGCTTGATCGGCGCGAATGCCGGCGCACGCTCAAGCTTCCGGACGATGCCGTCATCGTGGTGTTCACCGGATACTTCACCGAACGCAAGGGGCCGCTTCGCGTGTTGGCCGCACTCGAGCGCCTCGAGAAGCCGGTGCTCGGAGTGTTTCTGGGGCGGGGGCCTCAGGCGCCGAGCGGGGCGCGTGTGCTCCACGCCGGGCCGGTCTCCAATTCGTTAGTTCCGCTGTGGCTCAATGCCGCCGATCTCATGATGCTGCCGACGCTCGCCGAGGGACACTGCAACGCCATCGCCGAGGCGTTGGCGTGCGCGCTGCCTGTCATCACCTCCGATATCTCCGATGTGCGTTGGCAGGTGCCGGCCGAGGGAAGCATTCTGGTCGATCCGCGTGACGTCGGCGCGCTGGCGTCGGCGCTTGCCGAGTTGGTGGACGATCCCGAGCGCCTCGCGCGGATGAGGGACAAGCTTCGCACGCGGCTCGCGGATACGTCTGCTCAGAGCCGAGGACGCGTGATCCTCGATTGGATGAACACGGTTGTGGCTGCTGGGGAGGGCAGCGCTCCGAAAGGTCGATAG
- a CDS encoding oligosaccharide flippase family protein, translated as MLSKAASLIGSPRLWLQDDLLRRLFKNAAMLFSGSMVASALGLVSLALTARALGAERLGVLVLITTYVLIMDRLVNFQSWQAIIKFGADALEEKRTDDFKALVRFGFLLDAGTAVLGAALAACVAWFVGQWQGWDREVVLMAALYSLTILFHVNGTPTGVLRLFDRFHLVAYQNVIAASIKLVGVSAAFWFDAGLWTFLVVWAVTDIVGNAVLVVLAIRELRARSLLPSLRRKGREVSALFHGIWGFALSSNANTALRSAIRETDILVTGALLGPAGAGLFRIVKSFASVLGKIADPLYASAYPEMARLVSSGRLPEFRSYSLRASVLSGAAGLALFAGVFVCSYPALQLAFGAEYTAAYWPMVVYMLAYVVWFFFYPLSGAVLAFGKPTASLVILLISSAFYYPLLVALTKSYGLLGASLACVIFYVAWAAMMFFVVAKEYSLRTSAQALSDQQVQSV; from the coding sequence ATGCTGTCGAAAGCTGCCAGCCTGATTGGCTCGCCTCGCCTGTGGTTGCAGGACGACCTGCTGCGTCGGCTGTTCAAGAACGCCGCGATGTTGTTCAGCGGCAGTATGGTGGCCTCTGCGCTTGGGCTTGTTTCTTTGGCGTTGACGGCGCGGGCGCTTGGTGCCGAGCGGCTCGGCGTTCTGGTGCTCATCACCACGTACGTTCTCATCATGGATCGGTTGGTGAATTTTCAGAGCTGGCAGGCCATCATTAAATTTGGTGCGGACGCGCTTGAAGAGAAACGGACCGACGACTTCAAGGCTCTCGTCCGGTTCGGTTTCCTCTTGGATGCGGGCACGGCGGTGCTGGGCGCGGCGCTGGCTGCGTGCGTTGCCTGGTTCGTCGGGCAGTGGCAGGGTTGGGACAGGGAGGTCGTGCTCATGGCCGCCCTCTACAGTCTGACGATCCTGTTTCATGTCAATGGCACGCCGACGGGTGTGCTGCGTCTCTTCGACAGATTTCATCTCGTCGCTTATCAGAACGTCATCGCGGCGAGTATCAAGCTTGTTGGCGTGTCCGCCGCGTTTTGGTTCGATGCCGGGCTGTGGACGTTCCTCGTCGTCTGGGCGGTGACAGACATCGTCGGCAACGCGGTGCTCGTTGTTTTGGCGATCAGGGAGTTACGTGCGCGCTCGCTGCTTCCCAGCCTCCGGCGAAAAGGACGTGAGGTGTCGGCTCTTTTCCACGGCATCTGGGGTTTCGCGCTGAGTTCGAATGCGAACACGGCGCTGCGCTCGGCGATCCGAGAGACGGATATCCTCGTGACCGGCGCCTTGCTTGGGCCCGCCGGCGCGGGCCTCTTCAGGATCGTCAAGAGCTTTGCGTCCGTGCTCGGGAAAATCGCGGATCCGCTTTATGCCTCGGCCTATCCGGAGATGGCGCGGCTCGTGTCCTCCGGCCGGCTGCCGGAGTTCCGCTCCTACTCGCTTCGCGCCTCAGTGCTTTCCGGTGCAGCGGGCCTTGCGCTTTTTGCCGGTGTATTCGTTTGTTCGTATCCGGCGTTGCAGCTTGCATTCGGTGCGGAGTACACGGCGGCCTATTGGCCGATGGTCGTCTACATGCTCGCCTATGTGGTGTGGTTCTTCTTCTATCCGTTGTCCGGCGCGGTGTTGGCATTCGGCAAACCGACGGCGAGCCTCGTCATCCTGCTTATATCGAGTGCCTTCTATTATCCCTTGCTGGTTGCGCTTACGAAAAGCTACGGGCTTCTGGGCGCCAGTCTGGCCTGCGTGATCTTCTACGTGGCGTGGGCCGCGATGATGTTTTTTGTCGTGGCCAAAGAATACAGTTTGCGCACGTCAGCCCAAGCACTCTCCGATCAACAGGTTCAATCCGTCTAA
- a CDS encoding glycosyltransferase family 4 protein, translating into MRISYISQSTVPSRSANSIHVMKMCQAFARNGHEVRLLAMDDVAGREPGVEDAYDFHGVERSFDLVHLPVPRVRGGNALYGLLSGLRAGRSAPDLVYARHLAGCFFAARRGLPVVLEVHHPWDDRRRGEAWMFRKIAASKCLRRLVVITHALKAYHEERYPELVGKIRVAPDGADPVGDDVHAVVLQNAGERLQVGYVGHLYAGKGMEVVSELARKCPWADFHVVGGKDEDRARWQARCADTRNLTFHGHVAPNDVVRYMLALDVALLPNQPFVGVGASGARDIGPWTSPLKAFEYFAARRAIIASDLPVLREILRHESNALLCAPRDIEDWVRSLERLRDDPALRARLGQAGLDAFRKSYTWQARAENVLRD; encoded by the coding sequence ATGAGAATATCCTACATCTCGCAATCGACCGTTCCGTCCCGCTCGGCCAACAGCATCCATGTGATGAAGATGTGCCAGGCGTTCGCGCGCAACGGGCATGAGGTGAGGCTTCTGGCTATGGATGATGTCGCGGGCCGGGAGCCTGGCGTCGAGGACGCTTACGATTTCCATGGCGTTGAGCGCAGCTTCGATCTCGTCCACCTTCCAGTGCCGCGCGTTCGCGGGGGCAACGCGCTCTATGGGCTTCTGTCTGGATTGCGGGCTGGCCGCAGCGCGCCGGATCTCGTTTATGCGCGCCATCTCGCGGGGTGCTTCTTTGCGGCGAGGCGCGGGCTGCCTGTCGTGCTGGAGGTGCACCATCCCTGGGATGATCGGCGGCGCGGCGAGGCGTGGATGTTCCGTAAAATCGCAGCATCAAAGTGCTTGCGGCGCCTCGTGGTGATCACGCACGCGCTCAAGGCATACCACGAAGAGCGTTATCCCGAGCTGGTCGGCAAAATACGCGTAGCCCCGGACGGGGCCGACCCTGTCGGGGATGACGTGCATGCGGTCGTGCTGCAAAACGCGGGCGAGCGCTTGCAGGTGGGGTACGTCGGTCACCTCTACGCCGGAAAGGGTATGGAGGTTGTTTCCGAGCTCGCGCGCAAATGCCCATGGGCCGATTTTCATGTCGTCGGTGGAAAGGACGAAGATCGTGCGCGTTGGCAGGCGCGCTGTGCGGATACGCGGAATTTGACCTTTCATGGACACGTCGCTCCCAACGACGTTGTGCGCTACATGCTGGCGTTGGACGTCGCGCTCTTGCCGAACCAGCCTTTCGTTGGCGTCGGCGCCAGCGGCGCCCGGGACATCGGTCCCTGGACCTCCCCGCTCAAGGCCTTCGAATATTTTGCTGCCAGACGGGCCATCATCGCGTCCGATCTGCCGGTCTTACGCGAGATCCTGCGGCACGAGAGCAATGCTTTGCTCTGTGCGCCGCGTGACATAGAGGATTGGGTGCGGAGCCTCGAACGCCTGAGGGATGATCCGGCGTTGCGGGCTCGTTTGGGGCAGGCCGGATTGGATGCCTTTCGCAAGAGCTATACGTGGCAGGCGAGGGCTGAGAATGTGCTTCGAGACTAG
- a CDS encoding winged helix-turn-helix transcriptional regulator yields MPDKASIQTELDLIAALERGDVISQSALSKRLEVSVGLVNALLRRVIRKGLVKTRKAPYRRWAYYLTPKGLAEKSRLVAKYLEASLGFFRKARDEYGQIFMALRRAGVDRAVLVGRGELAEIALLAAREHEIRIVGLLDAEMNEGSFLGIPVLRGLHDIDRTAGLVITASRHPQEAYDRLMGASAERIIHAPPLLRVVVAPQERGAKASNGSDV; encoded by the coding sequence ATGCCGGACAAGGCCAGCATTCAAACCGAACTCGATCTTATTGCGGCGCTCGAAAGGGGCGACGTGATCAGCCAGTCGGCGCTTTCCAAGCGGCTCGAGGTTTCGGTCGGTCTGGTCAATGCGCTTCTGCGGCGGGTGATCCGGAAGGGACTGGTCAAGACGCGCAAGGCGCCCTATCGGCGCTGGGCTTACTACCTCACGCCCAAGGGGTTGGCCGAGAAAAGCCGGCTTGTCGCGAAATATCTCGAAGCGTCTCTGGGGTTCTTCCGGAAGGCGCGTGATGAGTACGGCCAGATTTTTATGGCCCTGCGCCGTGCCGGTGTTGATCGCGCCGTGCTTGTCGGACGTGGCGAGCTTGCGGAGATTGCCCTTCTGGCCGCGCGCGAGCACGAGATACGCATCGTCGGACTTCTCGATGCTGAGATGAACGAGGGCAGCTTTCTCGGTATCCCGGTGCTGCGGGGCCTTCACGATATCGACCGGACTGCTGGCCTGGTGATCACGGCGTCGCGCCATCCGCAGGAGGCCTACGATCGTCTCATGGGCGCGAGCGCCGAGCGGATCATTCATGCGCCGCCGTTGTTGCGTGTCGTCGTGGCGCCGCAGGAGCGAGGGGCGAAGGCGAGCAATGGATCGGACGTGTGA